From Daucus carota subsp. sativus chromosome 6, DH1 v3.0, whole genome shotgun sequence, the proteins below share one genomic window:
- the LOC135147185 gene encoding uncharacterized protein LOC135147185, with amino-acid sequence MSTTAFEIDGAKFVTNNYAAILDNDEAPKEFHLIQDFLAHNELMYALTQPESISPSQVLTFWRTANYDDGGDQGSPSLTCDYEGQEYVVSPTTVRKALHLPEHKKFDSSVPTQTLRDMMKFFGYTASTEKMGSSSVQTSARNGASSMTASQGHLETSADILRVAMPDKYGPLFSDENLPHPPSSTAQTDIVPTSGPSQQGPVVKSDPILSSGPSQKGPVETSSPKRVLRSSKSQTKPSPPLRKRRFLQKISDSDSDEAPPPPPPAKKQRKKIQPTNITDLTVEPPQSEDPIQALIPLSDQPSSAEPIMIAPISAVPLETMAADIQMSESISEHNDQPAVAKSDEGLKLNQESLIQHEDISAADTHVSDKTSDVPSQSEDSQIEIVLQMIQDSLIQPEANVAAPVQEVPTAANSDAATEALASHTLSIFVDDNEDDDAIEVTSIPVQNSDLQISISDPVRDTTQARDDSPVKALSPVRESFPLRAPTPVPSSPLPSSMPAQRRVCHLTYFQRMCRSTPPSVEDRLASIEATQTSMQHTLADLSSSVAQLVQVLTSADVKKGEKISKDKCKSDQQITKKKPDGDEEGNREIVEKQLKLLQIKDKERSYKGANSDRPRDSQQKHKSMELTVMSQVQSISEAVRVSDVISKEIALVNSEVEKKKEDLIPGSDKLIEAGDPESQKFCQTLKFRSRETTLFYKSPSLQAIDEAVARKIFEKENPGVDIEAIRLEEERLAAEKMKISKTKSDEQKQDTDPSRKQKNPKQKGIVISEVNYTDINRPRTRSQTQSESESKDKGNKTVDGVPPVIKKSIVKIASENLSQRMIKLSRNANIITDVSDQTEEEEAGLTRRRKGEDKSISDITLTSDHAQFKVPVTEEKTKTEDAKVSWLKIKSEKTQDQKKKSLFGSLGTSLYKESSMLTRIRTHGTREKEAYDTTGLGHRKEKIQTSSATTFRDPYPLTEKVGEAVTQKDLDKVESVQILMDTHDGTGDKEKIAIFLESGRRTINEKRRFYGIKSDEEYVPRIAQDDDSEILMEKNSFVMETIANTRILGYNNDADRPRVIQLGDAMERSKVNALRAAIYQTGDETEELRNVKAQMIQTLKLKEENLINQFVKESFGYRLI; translated from the exons ATGTCGACAACAGCGTTTGAGATTGATGGAGCAAAGTTTGTGACCAATAACTATGCTGCCATCCTAGACAATGATGAAGcccccaaggagtttcatcttattcaggaTTTTTTGGCTCACAATGAGCTTATGTACGCTCTGACTCAGCCGGAGTCTATTTCTCCTTCGCAAGTCCTCACCTTCTGGAGAACAGCTAATTATGATGATGGCGGTGATCAAGGCTCTCCATCTCTGACATGTGACTATGAAGGTCAGGAGTATGTTGTTTCACCAACGACagtcaggaaggctcttcatcttcctgaacacAAGAAGTTTGATTCTtcagtccctactcaaactctgagggacatgatgaaGTTCTTTGGGTACACAGCCAGTACAGAAAAGATGGGGAGCTCAAGCGTCCAAACCTCTGCAAGGAATGGAGcttcttctatgactgcatCACAAGGGCATTTGGAAACAAGTGCA GACATATTGAGGGTTGCCATGCCAGACAAATATGGACccctattctctgatgagaatttacCACATCCTCCCTCCTCTACTGCTCAAACAGACATTgttccaacctctggtccttcccaacaagggccagttgtaaaatctgacccaATCTtatcctctggtccttcccaaaaaggacCAGTTGAAACATCTTCACCTAAGAGAGTTCTCAGGTCTTCAAAGTCCCAAACCAAACCATCTCCTCCactcagaaaaagaagattcctACAGAAgatatcagactctgactctgatgaagcacctccacctcctccaccagctAAGAAACAGAGGAAGAAGATCCAGCCCACTAATATAACTGACCTGACTGTTGAGccacctcagtcagaggatcccaTACAGGCCTTGATCCCACTCTCTGATCAACCTTCAAGTGCAGAGCCAATCATGATTGCACCTATCTCTGCAGTTCCACTTGAAACAATGGCAGCTGACATCCAAATGTCAGAATCAATCTCTGAACATAATGATCAACCAGCAGTGGCCAAATCAGATGAAGGGTTGAagttgaatcaggaatctctgattcaacatgaaGACATTTCTGCAGCTGATACTCATGTGTCAGATAAAACTTCTGATGTTCCAAGTCAATCAGAAGATTCACAAATAGAGATTGTATTGCAAATGATTCAAGACTCTCTGATTCAACCTGAAGCaaatgttgcagctcctgttcaggagGTTCCTACAGCTGCAAATtctgatgcagctactgaagctctggcATCTCACACTCTGAGCATCTTTGTtgatgataatgaagatgatgatgcaaTAGAGGTCACATCTATTCCTGTGCAGAATTCTGATCTTCAAATTTCTATCTCTGATCCAGTCAGAGATACTACACAAGCCAGGGATGATTCTCCAGTTAAAGCACTGTCACCAGTCAGAGAATCTTTTCCTCTTAGAGCTCCTACTCCAGTTCCAAGCTCTCCACTTCCATCTTCTATGCCTGCACAGAGAAGAGTCTGTCACTTAACTTACTTTCAGAGAATGTGCAGATCTACACCTCCTTCTGTTGAAGACAGACTTGCCTCTATTGAGGCCACTCAAACATCAATGCAGCATACTCTGGCTGATTTGAGCTCttctgtagctcagctggttcaagttctcacctctgctgatgtcaaaaagggggagaaaatatctaaagacaaatgcaaatctgaccagcaaattacaaagaaaaagccagatggtgatgaagaagGCAATAGGGAGATTGTTGAAAAGCAGTTAAAGCTGCTACAAATCAAGGATAAGGAAAGGAGTTATAAGGGTGCAAACTCAGATAGACCTAGAGATTCTCAACAAAAACACAAGTCTATGGAGCtgactgttatgtctcaagtTCAGAGCATAAGTGAAGCAGTCAGAGTTTCTGATGTTATATCTAAAGAAATAGctcttgtgaactctgaggttgagaagaagaaagaagatctgattCCTGGATCAgataagctgattgaagctggagaccctgagtctcagaagttctgccaaactctgaagttcagaagCAGAGAAACCACCctattctacaaatctccttcttTGCAAGCTATTGATGAAGCTGTAGCAAGGAAGatatttgaaaaggaaaatccaggagtggatatagaagccatcagacttgaggaagaaagactagctgctgagaagatgaagatcagcaagacaaagtctgatgagcaaaaacaAGATACTGATCCCTCACGGAAACAGAAGAATCCAAAGCAAAAAGGGATAGTAATTagtgaggtgaactacactgatatcaacagaccaagaaccaggtctcaaactcaatctGAGTCTGAGTCAAAAGACAAAGGAAATAAAAccgttgatggagttcctcctGTGATCAAGAAGTCAATtgtcaagatagcatcagagaatctttctcagaggatgataaagctaagcaggaatgcaaatataatcactgatgtCTCTGATcaaacagaagaagaagaagctggattgaccagaagaagaaagggtgaagacaaatcaatctctgatataactttaacctctgaccATGCTCAATTTAAAGTTCCAGTAACAGAAGAAAAGACTAAgactgaagatgctaaagtCTCTTGGCTGAAGATAAAATCTGAGAAAACTCAAGATCAGAAAAAGAAgagtctctttggaagccttggtacaagtctgtacaaggaaagctcaatgctcaccaggatcagaactcatggaaccagagaaaaggaagcttatgatactactggtctaggtcacagaAAGGAGAAGATACAAACAAGTTCAGCAACCaccttcagagatccttatcctctgactgagaaagTGGGAGAAGCTGTCACTCAGAAGGACTTAGACAAAGTAGAATCAGTGCAGATTctcatggatactcatgatggcacAGGAGACAAAgagaagattgctatatttctggagtctggcaga aggactattaatgagaaaagaagattctatgggataaagtctgatgaagaatatgtTCCAagaatagctcaagatgatgatTCTGAAATTCTTATGGAAAAGAATAGTTTTgtaatggagactattgcaaataccagaatcttgggttataataatgatgcagacagaccaagAGTGATTCAGCTGGGAGATGCAATGGAAAGAAGCAAGGTgaatgccttgagagcagctatctatcagactggggatgaaactgaagaactcagaaatgtgaaagcccagatgatacaaACCTTAAAgctgaaggaagaaaatctgatcaaccagtttgtcaAAGAAAGTTttggatataggttgatttga